The Cyclobacteriaceae bacterium genome includes a region encoding these proteins:
- a CDS encoding acyl-CoA thioesterase, with the protein MYKTETLIRVRYSETDQMQYVYYGNYASYYEVARVEALRQLGLTYKEMEAMGIIMPVLENHSEFLAPALYDELLKVIVTIPEKPSVRIRFHYEIFNEQQKLIHKGETLLAFVNQRTGRPCRPPEAFQTVLAPYF; encoded by the coding sequence ATGTACAAAACCGAGACTCTCATCCGGGTGCGTTACAGCGAGACAGACCAGATGCAGTATGTGTATTATGGTAACTACGCTTCTTACTATGAAGTAGCAAGGGTAGAAGCGCTTCGTCAGTTAGGCCTCACTTATAAAGAGATGGAAGCGATGGGAATTATCATGCCTGTGCTGGAGAATCATTCTGAGTTTCTGGCTCCTGCGCTGTATGATGAATTGCTTAAGGTAATCGTAACAATTCCTGAAAAACCCTCCGTCAGGATCCGGTTTCATTATGAGATATTCAACGAGCAACAGAAACTCATACATAAAGGCGAAACACTCCTCGCGTTTGTCAACCAGCGAACCGGCCGCCCATGTCGTCCGCCGGAAGCCTTCCAGACAGTATTAGCCCCTTATTTCTAA
- a CDS encoding ATP-dependent Clp protease ATP-binding subunit, whose translation MEAKFSNRVKEVISLSREEALRLGHDYIGTEHLVLGMIREGEGVAVGVLKKLGVPIDELRGEIEKISKGTATHQVKNLSNIPLTRASEKVLKITYLEAKVFKAQLIGTEHLLLSILRDPDNLATQILNKFDVAYDVVKEMLEYQHDQPMASQDTDDPDDDSSKMFGNAGGAGAGGTGKEKKGIEKSRTPVLDNFGRDLTKLAEDNKLDPIVGREKEIERVAQILSRRKKNNPILIGEPGVGKTAIAEGLALRIIQKKVSRVLFGKRVVTLDLASLVAGTKYRGQFEERMKAVMNELEKSQDVILFIDELHTIVGAGGASGSLDASNMFKPALARGEIQCIGATTLDEYRQYIEKDGALARRFQMVMVDSTTVEETIQILDNIKEKYEDHHHVNYTKEAIDACVKLSDRYISDRFLPDKAIDVLDEAGARVHMNNIHVPEDIVKYEDAIEDVKKEKNRVVKSQKYEEAAQLRDKEKKLIEQLDLAKARWEEKTRTEKYTVTEDNVADVIGMMTGIPTNRIAQKESNKLLGMAGELGGKVIGQDEAIKKLTKAIQRTRVGLKDPKKPIGSFVFLGPTGVGKTELAKVLAMYLFDKEDALVRIDMSEYMEKFSVSRLVGAPPGYVGYEEGGQLTEKVRRKPYSVVLLDEIEKAHPDVFNILLQVLDDGILTDGLGRRVDFRNTIIILTSNIGVRDLKDFGAGIGFASKAKQANEEEIMKSTIQSALKKAFSPEFLNRLDDVIIFNSLQRENIHKIIDLTLGKLFARILALGYHVELTEKAKDFLAEKGYDHQFGARPLNRAIQKYLEDPVAEEILKGEIEEGGTIMADHDGKSEVLTIKVKKAKASPKEKDK comes from the coding sequence ATGGAAGCAAAATTCTCTAATCGCGTTAAAGAAGTGATCTCCCTAAGCCGGGAAGAAGCCCTTCGTTTAGGGCATGATTACATTGGTACTGAACACCTCGTACTGGGCATGATTCGCGAAGGCGAAGGAGTTGCAGTAGGTGTATTGAAAAAGCTCGGTGTTCCCATCGACGAACTGAGAGGAGAAATTGAAAAGATCTCCAAAGGAACTGCTACACACCAGGTAAAGAATCTCTCGAATATTCCGTTGACCCGCGCTTCAGAAAAGGTACTAAAGATCACGTACCTCGAGGCAAAGGTATTTAAGGCGCAGCTGATTGGCACTGAGCATTTGTTGCTCTCCATCCTGCGTGATCCAGATAATCTCGCAACACAAATTTTAAACAAGTTTGACGTGGCTTACGACGTTGTAAAAGAAATGCTCGAATATCAACATGATCAGCCGATGGCTTCTCAAGACACCGATGATCCGGATGATGATTCTTCCAAAATGTTTGGAAACGCGGGGGGAGCTGGTGCCGGTGGTACTGGAAAAGAAAAGAAAGGAATTGAAAAATCACGCACTCCTGTGCTTGACAATTTCGGTCGTGATCTTACCAAACTCGCTGAAGACAATAAACTCGATCCGATAGTTGGACGCGAAAAAGAAATTGAACGCGTTGCTCAGATCCTGTCCCGCAGAAAAAAGAACAATCCTATCCTTATCGGTGAACCCGGTGTAGGTAAGACTGCCATTGCAGAAGGACTTGCCTTGCGCATCATTCAGAAAAAAGTTTCCCGTGTACTTTTCGGCAAGCGGGTAGTGACTCTTGATCTTGCTTCACTTGTAGCGGGTACCAAATACCGTGGCCAGTTTGAAGAAAGAATGAAAGCCGTTATGAATGAACTGGAGAAATCCCAGGATGTAATTCTATTCATTGATGAGCTTCACACCATCGTTGGTGCCGGTGGCGCTTCCGGTTCGCTGGATGCTTCCAACATGTTCAAACCTGCGTTAGCGCGCGGTGAGATACAATGCATTGGAGCAACAACACTGGATGAGTATCGCCAGTACATTGAGAAGGATGGTGCATTGGCCCGTCGCTTCCAAATGGTAATGGTAGATTCTACTACGGTTGAGGAGACTATTCAGATCCTGGATAACATCAAAGAGAAATACGAAGATCATCATCATGTTAACTATACCAAGGAAGCAATTGATGCCTGCGTAAAGCTTTCTGATCGTTACATCAGTGATCGTTTCCTTCCGGATAAGGCAATTGATGTTTTGGATGAAGCCGGTGCACGCGTTCACATGAACAACATTCACGTGCCTGAGGACATCGTTAAATATGAAGACGCCATTGAAGATGTTAAGAAAGAAAAGAATCGCGTTGTAAAAAGTCAGAAGTACGAAGAAGCTGCTCAGCTCCGTGATAAGGAGAAGAAGCTTATTGAACAGCTTGATCTTGCGAAAGCACGTTGGGAAGAAAAAACCCGCACTGAAAAATATACTGTTACAGAAGATAACGTCGCTGATGTTATTGGAATGATGACAGGCATTCCTACCAATCGCATTGCCCAGAAAGAAAGCAACAAGCTTTTAGGCATGGCCGGTGAGTTGGGTGGGAAAGTTATTGGACAGGATGAAGCGATCAAGAAGCTTACAAAAGCTATTCAGCGTACGCGCGTAGGATTGAAGGATCCTAAGAAGCCAATCGGATCATTTGTATTCCTTGGACCTACTGGCGTCGGAAAGACTGAGTTGGCAAAGGTGTTGGCGATGTATCTTTTTGACAAAGAGGATGCTTTGGTTCGCATTGACATGAGTGAGTATATGGAGAAATTCTCTGTATCTCGTTTGGTCGGAGCTCCTCCAGGATATGTTGGATATGAAGAAGGCGGTCAACTTACCGAAAAAGTAAGACGCAAGCCGTATAGTGTTGTGTTGCTGGATGAAATTGAAAAAGCTCACCCGGATGTATTCAACATCTTGTTGCAGGTATTGGATGACGGAATCTTAACTGATGGCTTAGGTCGTCGTGTTGACTTCAGAAATACAATCATCATCCTTACCTCAAACATCGGGGTTCGCGATTTGAAAGATTTTGGAGCCGGTATCGGTTTTGCCTCAAAGGCAAAGCAGGCAAATGAAGAGGAAATCATGAAGAGCACAATTCAAAGTGCTTTGAAGAAAGCCTTCTCTCCTGAGTTCCTCAATCGTCTGGATGACGTGATCATCTTCAATTCATTGCAACGTGAGAACATTCACAAGATCATTGATCTTACACTTGGAAAGTTATTTGCGCGCATTCTTGCACTGGGATATCATGTTGAACTGACAGAGAAGGCAAAAGACTTCCTGGCAGAAAAAGGATACGATCATCAATTCGGAGCGCGTCCTTTAAACAGGGCCATTCAGAAATATCTGGAAGATCCGGTTGCAGAAGAGATCCTGAAAGGTGAAATCGAGGAAGGCGGAACGATCATGGCCGACCACGATGGCAAGAGCGAAGTACTCACGATCAAAGTGAAGAAAGCAAAGGCTTCACCAAAGGAGAAGGATAAATAA
- a CDS encoding polyketide cyclase produces the protein METTSKNAITVEATVKAPVEKVWKLWSEPNHIMKWNSASDDWHTPAAENDLRTNGKFKSTMAARDGSMSFDFEGVYSNVVPHKVIEYGMGDGRKVKVTFASNGNETKVVETFDPESINSVEMQRGGWQAILNSFKKYAEAN, from the coding sequence ATGGAAACAACATCAAAAAATGCAATTACTGTAGAGGCAACCGTGAAAGCACCGGTAGAAAAAGTTTGGAAATTGTGGTCGGAACCAAATCATATTATGAAATGGAATAGCGCCTCCGATGACTGGCATACTCCAGCGGCAGAGAATGATCTGCGCACAAATGGAAAATTTAAATCAACTATGGCCGCACGTGATGGCAGCATGAGCTTTGATTTTGAAGGAGTGTACTCCAATGTAGTTCCTCATAAAGTGATTGAATATGGAATGGGTGACGGAAGAAAAGTAAAGGTGACATTCGCTTCCAATGGAAATGAAACAAAGGTTGTAGAAACTTTTGATCCGGAATCAATCAACTCCGTAGAAATGCAGCGCGGTGGATGGCAGGCAATATTAAATAGTTTCAAGAAATACGCGGAAGCGAATTAA
- a CDS encoding threonylcarbamoyl-AMP synthase translates to MQAELIKIHPDNPEPRKIKHAVEILQNDGIIVYPTDTIYGIGCDLFNRRAVERLCKIQNVKPQKLNLSFICSDLSHISEFVTRIETPEFKILKRTLPGPFTFIFESSSLVPKILGVNKKTVGIRVPKHNIPLEIVKLLGNPLITSSIKDDDQIKEYTTDPEEIFDDFKNLVDLVIDGGPGGNVPSTVIDFTSGEPVVTRGSYEL, encoded by the coding sequence ATGCAAGCTGAATTAATCAAAATACATCCCGACAATCCAGAGCCACGCAAGATCAAGCACGCGGTGGAAATTCTTCAAAATGATGGCATCATTGTTTACCCTACGGATACCATTTACGGGATTGGTTGTGATCTTTTCAATAGAAGAGCGGTTGAGCGACTTTGTAAGATTCAAAATGTAAAGCCTCAAAAGCTAAACCTCTCTTTTATTTGTTCTGACTTGAGTCACATTTCAGAATTCGTGACGCGCATCGAAACACCCGAATTCAAAATTCTTAAAAGAACTTTGCCAGGACCTTTCACATTTATCTTCGAATCAAGCAGTCTCGTTCCAAAAATTCTTGGTGTTAATAAAAAGACTGTGGGGATACGTGTTCCAAAACATAACATTCCGTTGGAGATCGTTAAGTTATTGGGCAACCCACTTATTACTTCATCCATAAAAGATGATGATCAGATAAAAGAGTACACTACTGATCCCGAAGAAATCTTTGATGACTTTAAAAACCTGGTAGATCTTGTCATTGATGGAGGGCCTGGCGGAAACGTTCCATCAACTGTAATTGATTTTACTTCCGGAGAACCTGTCGTAACAAGAGGGAGCTATGAATTATAA
- a CDS encoding VOC family protein, with the protein MATIQKITPNLWFEKQAEEAAKYYVSIFKNSKLGRISYYSKAGYDQHKMPEGSVMTVEFEIEGQKFLALNGGPLFKFNESISFIVSCKNQEEIDYYWDKLTPGGDKDSQQCGWLKDKFGLSWQVSPAILDEMMADKDQKKVDRVTEAFMKMKKMNIAKLEDAFNGKS; encoded by the coding sequence ATGGCAACGATTCAAAAAATAACTCCAAATCTTTGGTTTGAGAAACAGGCAGAAGAAGCGGCAAAGTATTATGTCTCTATTTTTAAGAATTCAAAACTTGGCAGGATTTCATATTACAGTAAAGCAGGATATGATCAGCACAAAATGCCGGAGGGCTCTGTAATGACAGTTGAGTTTGAAATCGAAGGACAGAAATTTCTCGCCCTCAACGGAGGGCCGCTTTTTAAATTCAATGAATCCATCTCTTTCATAGTAAGCTGCAAGAACCAGGAGGAAATTGATTACTACTGGGATAAGCTTACCCCGGGTGGCGATAAAGATTCACAGCAATGTGGTTGGCTAAAAGATAAATTCGGATTATCGTGGCAGGTATCACCGGCAATTCTTGATGAAATGATGGCCGACAAAGATCAGAAGAAAGTTGATCGTGTCACAGAGGCTTTTATGAAAATGAAAAAGATGAATATTGCGAAACTGGAAGATGCGTTTAATGGAAAAAGTTAG
- a CDS encoding insulinase family protein, with amino-acid sequence MRLKTILLLFAMACMLPAIAQKKDKPKAGPEASKMENKPALGAPVKYTSVEGITEYRLQNGLRVLMFPDNSKQTITVNITYMVGSKHENYGETGMAHLLEHLVFKGTPKHPNIPQELTAHGAQPNGTTWTDRTNYFETFNATEENLRWALDLEADRMINSYIAKKDLDSEMTVVRNEFESGENSPARVLNERITSTAFLWHNYGKSTIGSRADLENVPIERLQAFYKKHYQPDNAVLTVAGKFDEAKTIEMVNQYFGTTPKPMRQIESTYTVDPTQDGERSVVLKRVGDVQVVSTAYHIPAGSHPDYAAIQVLARILASPPSGRLDKALIDTKKASIVYAYSYQFKEPSLMFATAEVLKEKSLDDVKNTMIKTLDEFANTPPTKEEVERAKNEIIKQIELAFNSSTNVALTLSTYIGMGDWRMLFLTRDRIKTVTPEDVLRVAATYLKPDNRTTGVFIPTEKPSRSEIPAIPDVDAMVKDYKGNAAVASGEAFDPAPANIESRTTKTELPNGMKLALLPKKTRGESVEGRITLRFGDEKSLANKGTAAEYAAALLNKGTSKHTRQQIKDEFDRLKANVFIGGSANQAFINITTTRPNLMEAMKLVVEVLKDPIFPADEFEKYKNEQLAQIEANRSEPQAIAFVKIQRHMNPWPKSDPRYTSTFDEDVADIKALTLDEVKKFYKDFYGASSATMSMVGDFDATEVKNFVTQSFGMWKNPQPFSRLPGKVFPVTTANESTETPDKANAFFVAGYVFDLRDDNADYPALVLGNYMLGGGFLNSRLAVRIRQKEGLSYGVGSQFTASSLDAVANFQAFAIYAPENVVKLEAAFKDEMTKLVTDGFTAEEVTAAKSGWTQNRSVNRSQDGGLAGTLNNYLYVKRDLMWDESLEKKVMDLTPEQVNAAMKKWINYDKINIFKAGDFAKIKK; translated from the coding sequence ATGCGTTTAAAAACAATTCTATTGCTTTTCGCAATGGCATGCATGCTGCCCGCTATTGCGCAAAAAAAGGATAAGCCAAAAGCAGGTCCGGAAGCATCCAAAATGGAAAACAAACCAGCACTGGGTGCTCCTGTCAAGTACACTTCTGTTGAAGGTATTACAGAATACCGGCTTCAGAATGGATTGCGGGTTTTAATGTTTCCTGACAATTCAAAACAAACCATCACTGTAAACATTACTTACATGGTTGGTTCAAAGCATGAAAACTACGGTGAGACCGGTATGGCTCACTTGCTCGAGCATCTTGTTTTTAAAGGAACTCCAAAACATCCGAACATTCCCCAGGAATTAACTGCACACGGTGCTCAGCCTAATGGAACTACATGGACTGACCGCACAAATTATTTTGAGACGTTCAATGCAACGGAAGAAAACCTGAGATGGGCGCTTGACCTCGAGGCCGATCGTATGATCAACTCTTACATTGCCAAAAAAGATCTTGACAGTGAAATGACTGTTGTTCGTAATGAATTTGAATCGGGCGAAAATAGTCCTGCACGTGTATTAAATGAACGCATCACTTCAACCGCGTTCCTGTGGCACAACTATGGCAAATCAACAATCGGATCAAGAGCTGATCTTGAAAATGTGCCAATCGAACGTCTTCAGGCTTTCTATAAAAAACATTATCAACCAGATAATGCTGTTCTTACCGTAGCTGGAAAATTTGATGAAGCAAAGACCATTGAAATGGTGAATCAGTATTTCGGTACGACACCAAAACCAATGCGCCAAATTGAATCAACCTATACAGTAGATCCAACACAGGACGGTGAGCGTTCAGTAGTATTGAAACGCGTTGGTGATGTGCAGGTAGTAAGCACTGCGTATCACATTCCGGCAGGATCACATCCTGATTATGCTGCTATCCAGGTACTGGCAAGAATCCTTGCAAGCCCTCCTTCCGGTCGTCTTGATAAAGCATTGATCGATACAAAAAAAGCAAGTATTGTCTACGCCTACAGTTACCAGTTCAAAGAACCAAGCTTAATGTTCGCCACTGCAGAGGTGCTGAAAGAAAAATCTCTGGATGATGTAAAGAACACCATGATCAAAACACTGGATGAATTTGCAAACACTCCTCCAACAAAAGAAGAGGTAGAAAGAGCTAAGAATGAGATCATCAAACAAATTGAACTTGCTTTCAACTCATCCACCAACGTTGCATTAACACTCAGCACATACATCGGTATGGGCGACTGGAGAATGTTGTTCCTGACACGCGATCGCATAAAGACTGTAACACCGGAAGATGTTTTGCGTGTAGCAGCGACTTATCTTAAACCAGACAATCGTACTACCGGAGTATTCATTCCAACAGAGAAACCAAGTCGTTCTGAAATACCTGCGATTCCCGATGTGGATGCAATGGTAAAAGATTATAAAGGAAACGCTGCCGTAGCATCCGGCGAAGCATTTGATCCAGCTCCTGCCAACATTGAATCAAGAACAACCAAGACAGAGCTTCCTAATGGTATGAAGCTTGCTCTTCTTCCAAAAAAGACACGCGGTGAATCTGTTGAAGGTCGCATCACGTTGCGTTTTGGTGATGAAAAGTCATTAGCAAATAAAGGAACCGCCGCAGAGTATGCAGCAGCTCTTTTAAACAAAGGAACATCCAAGCATACACGTCAGCAGATCAAGGATGAATTCGATCGTCTGAAAGCAAATGTTTTTATCGGAGGTTCCGCTAATCAGGCTTTTATAAACATCACTACCACCCGTCCTAATCTGATGGAGGCAATGAAGCTTGTGGTGGAAGTACTGAAAGATCCAATCTTCCCAGCAGACGAGTTTGAAAAATATAAAAACGAGCAGCTTGCGCAGATCGAGGCCAACCGCAGCGAACCTCAGGCAATTGCCTTTGTTAAGATTCAAAGACATATGAATCCATGGCCAAAGAGTGATCCACGCTACACCTCTACTTTTGACGAGGACGTTGCTGATATCAAAGCTCTGACATTGGATGAAGTAAAGAAATTCTATAAGGATTTCTACGGAGCTTCCAGTGCGACCATGTCTATGGTTGGAGACTTTGATGCTACAGAGGTCAAAAACTTTGTAACACAATCATTCGGCATGTGGAAAAATCCTCAGCCTTTCTCACGATTACCTGGAAAGGTATTCCCTGTCACTACTGCAAATGAGTCAACTGAAACACCTGATAAGGCAAATGCCTTCTTCGTGGCTGGTTATGTGTTTGATCTGAGAGATGACAATGCTGATTACCCTGCGTTGGTACTTGGCAATTACATGCTGGGTGGTGGATTTCTGAATTCAAGACTTGCTGTTCGCATTCGTCAGAAAGAAGGACTAAGCTATGGCGTGGGTTCACAGTTTACCGCAAGCTCATTGGATGCTGTTGCCAACTTCCAGGCATTTGCAATCTATGCTCCAGAAAATGTGGTGAAGCTGGAAGCAGCATTTAAAGATGAAATGACTAAACTGGTTACTGATGGCTTTACAGCTGAAGAGGTTACCGCAGCCAAATCAGGCTGGACACAAAATCGTTCTGTCAATCGTTCACAGGATGGTGGCCTTGCCGGAACTTTAAACAACTATCTCTATGTCAAGCGCGATCTTATGTGGGATGAAAGTCTTGAAAAGAAAGTAATGGATTTGACACCTGAGCAGGTAAATGCTGCTATGAAAAAATGGATCAACTATGACAAGATCAATATTTTCAAGGCAGGAGATTTTGCAAAAATCAAGAAGTAA
- a CDS encoding YihY/virulence factor BrkB family protein translates to MKYSYRKRILQVPSARTSRTWLKKIKIKGRGNHHLSLYKFFKIFLFNIQEDEIMDRANGVAYNFILAIFPTIIFLFTLIPYISTYFPAITTDGIMLFLSDYMPSSMYEVVSGTVTDILSKQRGGLLTFGFVFALYLATNGMMALMRSFNACYKTVENRGFIRMRLTATGLTLLLAIVLFLAVFLLIIGQVALDRVTHQLSDYSNMKMDTLSLYGLFSLRFIVIFIVFFFAVSFIYYWGPAVHYNWKFFSIGSFIATLTCLAISYGFSFYITNFGSYNKVYGSIGALIALMVWIQLLTVVLLFGYEINASLHYGQKLEAIEQHKREKKRLKPRTAKADKA, encoded by the coding sequence ATGAAGTACAGTTACCGCAAACGCATCTTACAAGTCCCGTCCGCCCGCACCAGCCGGACATGGCTAAAAAAAATAAAGATCAAGGGGAGAGGCAATCATCATCTTTCTCTCTACAAATTCTTCAAGATATTTCTATTCAATATTCAGGAAGATGAGATAATGGATCGCGCTAATGGCGTTGCTTATAATTTTATCCTGGCGATTTTTCCAACCATCATCTTCCTCTTCACGCTGATACCATATATATCAACATATTTTCCCGCGATTACTACGGACGGAATCATGTTATTCTTGAGTGATTATATGCCCTCCAGCATGTATGAGGTAGTATCAGGCACCGTTACTGATATCTTAAGCAAACAACGTGGCGGACTTCTGACCTTTGGTTTTGTATTTGCACTTTACCTGGCAACCAACGGAATGATGGCCTTGATGCGGTCTTTCAATGCCTGTTACAAAACGGTTGAGAATCGTGGGTTCATTCGCATGAGGCTTACGGCAACCGGCCTTACATTATTATTAGCGATCGTTCTCTTCTTAGCGGTGTTCTTGTTAATCATAGGACAGGTTGCTCTTGACAGAGTCACCCATCAATTGTCAGACTATAGCAATATGAAGATGGATACACTGTCTTTATATGGACTTTTCAGCCTTCGCTTTATCGTCATCTTTATTGTATTCTTTTTTGCTGTATCGTTCATTTACTACTGGGGACCTGCCGTACATTACAATTGGAAATTCTTTTCCATTGGATCTTTTATTGCCACACTTACCTGCCTTGCGATTTCCTATGGCTTTTCTTTTTACATCACAAATTTCGGGAGCTATAATAAAGTCTATGGTTCCATCGGTGCACTGATAGCGTTGATGGTGTGGATACAACTCCTCACAGTGGTTTTATTATTTGGCTATGAGATTAACGCAAGTCTTCACTACGGACAAAAGCTGGAAGCTATTGAACAGCATAAGCGTGAGAAGAAGAGATTGAAACCCAGAACAGCAAAAGCTGATAAGGCATAA
- the mltG gene encoding endolytic transglycosylase MltG gives MEKIPKIKLAAYLVGSMLLISFSFYFYQIVYTPNILVDGTDRLFVISSGTSYRQVLKDLGEQRVVNDMVSFSFLARLKNFDRKIQPGRYMLRHNMTNLAAINALMGGRREPINVTFTNVRLLPELYEKITKDTGVSEEEFEDALEDFISTNKEGFTDANILSMFIPNTYQVYFNVVPADLVERMHQEYVKFWTAERKAKAVAIGMKPIEVSILASIVQAETIKVDEAPRVAGLYINRLKADIPLQADPTLKYALGDFAIKRVLNVHKEVDSKYNTYKYAGLPPGPINMPDISNLDAVLNYEKSKYIYMCAREDFSGYHNFATNLREHNINATKYQNALTIEIKKGAALRKKNK, from the coding sequence ATGGAAAAAATACCTAAAATAAAGCTGGCGGCATATCTGGTCGGCTCCATGCTTCTCATATCATTCTCCTTTTACTTCTATCAGATTGTCTATACACCTAATATTCTGGTGGACGGAACAGATCGCTTGTTTGTCATTAGCTCCGGAACAAGTTATCGTCAGGTGCTGAAAGATCTTGGTGAACAAAGAGTTGTAAATGATATGGTCTCATTCAGTTTTCTGGCAAGACTAAAAAACTTTGACAGAAAGATTCAGCCAGGACGATACATGCTTCGTCATAACATGACCAATCTCGCAGCGATCAATGCGCTGATGGGTGGAAGACGTGAGCCGATCAATGTGACTTTCACGAATGTAAGATTGCTGCCGGAACTTTATGAAAAGATAACAAAAGACACAGGAGTTTCAGAAGAAGAGTTTGAAGATGCTTTGGAGGATTTTATTTCAACCAATAAGGAAGGATTCACGGATGCCAACATCCTTTCCATGTTCATCCCCAATACTTATCAGGTTTATTTTAATGTCGTGCCTGCCGATTTAGTTGAGCGCATGCATCAGGAGTATGTAAAATTCTGGACTGCAGAAAGAAAAGCAAAAGCAGTTGCTATTGGAATGAAGCCAATTGAAGTTTCAATTCTCGCATCCATTGTTCAGGCCGAAACAATCAAAGTAGACGAAGCCCCCAGAGTAGCCGGACTTTATATTAACCGATTGAAAGCAGATATCCCTCTGCAGGCTGATCCAACTTTGAAATATGCTCTTGGTGATTTTGCAATCAAGCGTGTGTTGAATGTTCACAAAGAAGTTGATTCAAAATACAACACTTATAAGTACGCGGGACTTCCTCCAGGGCCAATCAACATGCCCGATATATCAAATCTGGATGCGGTACTCAACTATGAGAAAAGTAAATACATATATATGTGTGCCCGTGAAGATTTTTCAGGCTATCATAACTTTGCTACCAACCTTCGTGAGCATAATATAAACGCTACGAAATATCAAAACGCTCTGACCATTGAAATAAAAAAGGGTGCGGCATTAAGAAAGAAGAACAAGTAA
- a CDS encoding DUF4268 domain-containing protein: protein MFNREETSRIRQEFWTVFGKYMVPVPSSEGVRVNWINYHTGIKDVYFRMNVEQNSAAIYISIEHSDPEIQELYFQQFKEMKSILHAALYEEWDWQLHIDVNGKVISRIYKELPNTSVFNKDQWPELISFFKPRIIALDQFWENGKYGFEELR, encoded by the coding sequence ATGTTCAATCGTGAAGAGACTTCCCGAATCCGACAGGAATTCTGGACCGTTTTCGGTAAGTATATGGTTCCGGTACCTTCTTCTGAGGGAGTCAGGGTAAACTGGATAAATTATCATACGGGTATAAAGGATGTGTATTTCCGGATGAATGTTGAACAGAACTCCGCTGCCATCTACATTTCAATTGAGCATAGTGATCCTGAAATACAGGAACTATATTTTCAACAATTCAAAGAAATGAAAAGCATTCTTCATGCTGCACTTTATGAAGAATGGGATTGGCAACTTCATATTGACGTTAATGGTAAAGTGATCAGTAGAATATATAAAGAGCTTCCCAATACTTCGGTATTCAACAAAGATCAGTGGCCTGAGCTGATCTCATTCTTTAAACCACGGATCATTGCACTGGATCAGTTTTGGGAGAATGGAAAGTATGGCTTTGAAGAACTCAGATGA